In Falsibacillus albus, a single window of DNA contains:
- the mtnN gene encoding 5'-methylthioadenosine/S-adenosylhomocysteine nucleosidase, whose protein sequence is MKVAIIGAMEEEVALLRNEITDPAVETAAGCEYTTGKMNGVDVVLLRSGIGKVNAAMSTAVLLERFKPDAVINTGSAGGLNPDLNVGDVVISTEVRHHDVDVTAFGYEYGQVPQLPAGFTADAKLMQVAEDAAKETTEAKVVKGLIATGDSFMNDPVRVEYIKGKFVELQAVEMEAAAIAQVAYQFGVPFVVIRSLSDIAGKESDVSFEQFLEKAALHSANLVMKIVSSLK, encoded by the coding sequence ATGAAGGTAGCAATTATAGGAGCAATGGAAGAAGAAGTAGCTTTATTAAGAAATGAAATAACGGATCCTGCTGTTGAAACGGCAGCAGGCTGTGAATATACGACAGGAAAAATGAACGGAGTGGATGTTGTTCTCCTTCGCTCGGGCATTGGGAAAGTGAATGCTGCGATGTCAACGGCTGTATTGTTGGAAAGGTTCAAACCTGATGCTGTGATCAATACAGGATCAGCAGGCGGCCTCAATCCTGACCTGAATGTAGGCGACGTCGTGATTTCAACTGAGGTGCGCCACCATGACGTCGATGTAACAGCCTTCGGCTATGAATATGGGCAAGTGCCGCAATTGCCTGCAGGATTTACAGCAGATGCCAAGCTTATGCAGGTTGCTGAAGATGCAGCTAAGGAAACTACGGAAGCAAAGGTTGTAAAAGGGCTGATTGCAACAGGTGACTCTTTCATGAATGATCCAGTCCGTGTCGAGTATATAAAAGGGAAATTTGTCGAATTGCAAGCAGTTGAAATGGAGGCTGCTGCGATTGCCCAAGTGGCTTATCAATTCGGTGTCCCATTTGTCGTGATTCGTTCCCTCTCGGATATCGCCGGGAAAGAATCAGATGTTTCCTTTGAGCAATTTTTAGAAAAAGCCGCATTGCATTCTGCAAACTTAGTCATGAAGATTGTATCTTCTCTGAAATAA
- a CDS encoding PLP-dependent cysteine synthase family protein, translated as MDVYKNVHELIGRTPMMEITHFNMPEGVRLFAKLEFLNPGGSIKDRLGVELLQEALKSGKISHGGTIIEPTAGNTGIGLALAAVNSGVNVMFCVPEKFSMEKQELMKALGAEVVQTPTHLGMKGAIERAKQLLSEIPNAYCPQQFGNPANPETYYKTLGPEIWRQLDGQVHMFVAGAGTGGTFMGTANFLKEKDSGIKTVIVEPEGSILNGGKSGPHKTEGIGMEFLPGYMNTDYFDAIHTISDEDAFERVKQLASKEGLLVGSSSGAALHAALLEAGKAKAGTNIVTIFPDSSERYLSKKIYEGGI; from the coding sequence ATGGATGTTTACAAAAATGTACATGAGTTGATCGGTCGCACGCCGATGATGGAAATCACTCATTTTAACATGCCGGAAGGGGTCCGGCTATTTGCGAAGCTGGAGTTTTTAAACCCTGGTGGAAGCATAAAGGATCGACTTGGGGTCGAGCTATTGCAAGAAGCGCTGAAATCAGGCAAAATTTCTCACGGTGGGACGATCATTGAGCCCACAGCAGGGAACACAGGGATCGGATTGGCGCTGGCGGCAGTCAATAGCGGTGTCAACGTGATGTTCTGTGTTCCGGAGAAATTCAGCATGGAAAAGCAAGAGCTGATGAAAGCGCTCGGGGCAGAGGTTGTTCAAACCCCCACTCATCTAGGAATGAAGGGGGCAATTGAAAGGGCTAAGCAGCTGTTGAGTGAAATCCCGAATGCTTATTGTCCACAGCAGTTTGGCAACCCGGCTAATCCCGAAACTTATTATAAGACGCTGGGGCCGGAAATCTGGAGACAGCTGGATGGACAAGTCCATATGTTCGTTGCCGGAGCTGGAACAGGCGGAACCTTCATGGGAACTGCCAATTTCCTGAAGGAGAAGGATTCCGGGATTAAGACGGTGATCGTAGAACCAGAAGGATCCATCCTTAATGGAGGAAAGTCTGGTCCTCATAAAACGGAGGGGATCGGTATGGAATTTCTTCCTGGCTATATGAATACGGATTATTTCGATGCCATCCACACAATTTCCGATGAGGATGCTTTCGAAAGAGTGAAGCAATTAGCTTCTAAGGAAGGACTGCTTGTAGGCAGTTCATCAGGGGCGGCGCTGCATGCCGCACTGCTTGAAGCAGGAAAAGCAAAAGCGGGCACAAATATAGTGACGATTTTCCCTGATTCAAGTGAACGCTATTTAAGTAAAAAAATTTATGAAGGCGGGATATAG
- a CDS encoding bifunctional cystathionine gamma-lyase/homocysteine desulfhydrase: MRKKTQLIHGGISNDPQTGAVSFPIYQVSTYKQDGVGNFKGYEYSRTGNPTRNALEELIKDLEGGKAGFAFGSGMAAITAIMMMFDSGDHVILTDDVYGGTYRVMTKVLNRLGISSTFVDTSNPGNIEKEIRSNTKAVYIETPTNPLLKVTDVEEAARIAKNHDLLTIVDNTFSTPYWQNPIENGADIVLHSATKYLGGHSDVVAGLVVVNSEELASDLHFIQNSTGGVLGPQDSWLLIRGIKTLGVRMEEHEENTRKIIDFLQEHPAVKKIYYPGLPSHPNHEVAKKQGRGFGGMISFDIGSEEKADQLLSKVKYFTLAESLGAVESLISVPARMTHASIPRERRLELGITDGLVRISVGLEDAEDLIEDLKQALEK; encoded by the coding sequence ATGCGTAAAAAAACACAATTGATCCACGGCGGGATTTCCAATGATCCTCAAACAGGTGCGGTATCCTTTCCTATTTATCAAGTAAGTACGTACAAACAAGATGGTGTAGGCAATTTTAAAGGATATGAATATTCCAGGACCGGAAATCCGACCCGAAATGCTCTGGAAGAGTTGATCAAAGATTTGGAAGGCGGCAAAGCAGGGTTTGCCTTCGGTTCCGGAATGGCCGCCATTACGGCAATCATGATGATGTTCGACAGCGGTGATCATGTGATCCTGACGGATGATGTATACGGCGGGACTTATCGCGTCATGACAAAAGTATTGAATCGCCTGGGGATTTCTTCGACATTCGTCGATACAAGCAACCCGGGCAACATTGAAAAAGAAATCCGCTCCAATACGAAGGCGGTATATATTGAAACACCGACTAATCCATTGCTGAAAGTAACGGATGTAGAAGAAGCGGCACGCATTGCAAAAAATCACGACCTATTAACGATTGTCGATAACACGTTCAGCACACCATATTGGCAAAATCCGATTGAAAATGGGGCTGATATTGTCCTGCATAGTGCAACAAAATATTTAGGCGGCCATAGTGATGTAGTAGCAGGACTTGTCGTCGTCAATTCCGAGGAACTGGCTTCAGATCTTCATTTCATCCAAAATTCAACAGGCGGAGTTTTAGGGCCGCAGGATTCATGGCTATTGATCCGTGGAATCAAAACATTGGGCGTCCGGATGGAAGAGCATGAGGAAAATACGAGAAAAATCATCGACTTCCTTCAAGAGCATCCAGCTGTTAAAAAAATCTATTACCCTGGACTTCCTTCGCATCCTAATCATGAAGTAGCGAAGAAACAAGGCAGGGGCTTTGGTGGAATGATTTCATTTGATATCGGCAGTGAGGAAAAAGCAGATCAGCTATTGAGCAAGGTCAAGTATTTTACTTTGGCAGAAAGTTTGGGAGCGGTCGAAAGCTTAATTTCTGTCCCTGCTAGAATGACCCATGCTTCCATCCCAAGAGAACGCCGCCTAGAATTAGGCATTACAGATGGATTGGTAAGGATATCAGTAGGTCTTGAAGATGCAGAAGACTTGATTGAAGATTTAAAACAAGCACTTGAAAAATAA
- a CDS encoding YrhC family protein yields the protein MKKIYEKMMDYKRFAFILLALSAFLYAGVVIPAAGKTMVKEYLLMGSTAAVIIFAGVFFFQSTKLKKILAESEEGQQFLFKK from the coding sequence ATGAAGAAAATTTACGAGAAAATGATGGATTATAAGCGTTTTGCTTTTATTCTTTTAGCACTCAGTGCTTTTTTATATGCTGGCGTCGTGATCCCGGCAGCCGGCAAAACAATGGTTAAAGAATATTTATTGATGGGAAGCACTGCCGCTGTGATTATATTCGCAGGCGTATTCTTCTTCCAGTCCACCAAATTAAAGAAAATATTGGCGGAGTCAGAGGAAGGCCAGCAATTTTTATTTAAGAAATAG
- a CDS encoding YrzI family small protein: MTLNILFMTVTIKKRQRSFEELEHQKSVKKFYEQNRDKHHEIFSRML, translated from the coding sequence ATGACATTGAATATTTTATTTATGACGGTAACGATTAAAAAACGTCAAAGATCATTCGAAGAGTTGGAGCATCAAAAATCAGTGAAGAAGTTTTACGAACAAAATCGTGATAAACATCATGAAATCTTTAGCCGTATGCTGTAA
- the sigK gene encoding RNA polymerase sporulation sigma factor SigK has product MSGIFTALGYFLKELVFLVSYVKNNAFPQPLTASEERKYLRLMAEGNEEARNLLIEHNLRLVAHIVKKFENTGEDVEDLISIGTIGLIKAIESYSEGKGTKLATYAARCIENEILMHLRALKKTKKDVSLHDPIGQDKEGNEISLIDVLKSESEDVIDTIQLSMELEKVKEYISVLDDREKEVIIGRFGLDLKKEKTQREIAKELGISRSYVSRIEKRALMKMFHEFYRAEKEKRNKLQKD; this is encoded by the coding sequence ATGTCCGGAATCTTTACTGCTTTAGGGTATTTTCTTAAAGAACTCGTCTTTTTAGTATCCTATGTGAAAAATAACGCCTTCCCCCAGCCGCTGACAGCCAGTGAAGAACGCAAGTATTTGCGCTTGATGGCAGAAGGAAACGAAGAGGCAAGAAATCTGTTGATCGAGCATAATTTAAGATTGGTCGCACACATCGTCAAAAAATTTGAGAACACAGGTGAAGATGTCGAAGACCTTATTTCAATCGGGACCATTGGATTGATCAAGGCAATCGAAAGCTACTCAGAAGGAAAAGGAACCAAACTGGCAACCTATGCCGCCAGATGCATTGAAAATGAAATCCTGATGCATCTTCGCGCCTTGAAGAAGACAAAAAAGGATGTTTCCTTGCACGATCCCATCGGTCAGGATAAGGAAGGAAATGAGATTTCATTGATCGATGTCCTAAAATCAGAGTCAGAGGATGTAATCGACACGATCCAGCTGAGCATGGAGCTTGAAAAAGTCAAAGAATACATCAGCGTGCTTGACGACAGGGAAAAAGAAGTAATCATCGGCCGATTCGGTCTGGATTTAAAAAAAGAAAAGACCCAGCGTGAAATAGCCAAGGAATTAGGGATTTCAAGGAGTTACGTATCCCGGATCGAAAAAAGGGCCCTGATGAAAATGTTCCATGAATTTTACCGTGCAGAAAAAGAAAAAAGAAATAAACTTCAAAAAGATTAA
- a CDS encoding M3 family oligoendopeptidase: MTTDTYSLKWDLDVFFTGGSSSPQFYEHMDSLEKNLSDFERKIEGWDIPKSEYEVEPFLEIIHNFQLVGIKMRQAGAFVSCLQAQDTSDKKAVELRGKVSVLSSKFQTALTNLDDKLKKINDQTWKALLEQEQLEELSFILNERREEAAKKLPREQEALINALSVDGYHGWGEMYDTIVSKIRIPFDGKELSVGQSANKFSDRERHVRKEVFENWETAWGEQAEYLANTLNHLAGFRLSVYKQRGWDEVLQEPLSYNRMKKETLDAMWGAIADLKEPFVQFLERKAKLLGVDKLSWFDLDAPVGEADSSYSYQEGAEFITNQFSQFGENLAEFTKNAFEQRWIEAEDRPGKRPGGFCTYFPESKQSRIFMTYSGTPSNVSTLAHELGHAFHSYALKDTHPLNRNYAMNVAETASTFAEMIVSDASVKEAKSKDERISLLEDKIQRSIALLMNIHARFLFETRFYEERKEGLVSLQRLNELMEEAQKQAYGNSLEQYHPLFWASKLHFFITGVPFYNFPYTFGFLFSLGIYAKALEEGKGYEGKYMALLRDTGSMSVEDLAEKHLNVDLTKREFWENGLKLCVEDVNEFLRLTE, translated from the coding sequence TTGACAACAGATACATATTCTTTGAAATGGGATTTGGATGTTTTTTTTACGGGAGGAAGCAGCTCTCCACAGTTTTATGAGCATATGGACTCATTGGAGAAGAACCTTTCTGATTTTGAAAGGAAGATCGAAGGTTGGGATATCCCCAAGAGTGAATATGAGGTTGAACCCTTCCTGGAAATCATACATAATTTCCAATTGGTCGGAATAAAAATGAGGCAGGCGGGGGCGTTCGTAAGCTGCTTGCAGGCACAGGATACTTCTGATAAAAAGGCAGTTGAATTAAGAGGAAAGGTATCAGTGCTAAGCTCAAAATTCCAAACGGCCTTGACAAACCTCGATGACAAATTGAAGAAAATCAATGACCAAACATGGAAGGCGCTGCTTGAACAGGAGCAGCTTGAAGAATTGAGTTTTATTTTAAATGAGAGAAGAGAGGAAGCAGCCAAAAAGCTCCCTCGAGAACAAGAAGCGCTGATCAATGCATTAAGTGTTGATGGATACCATGGCTGGGGAGAAATGTATGACACCATTGTCAGTAAAATCCGCATTCCTTTCGATGGCAAGGAGTTGTCAGTCGGCCAGTCAGCAAACAAGTTTTCTGACCGTGAAAGACATGTAAGAAAAGAGGTATTCGAGAACTGGGAAACCGCTTGGGGGGAACAAGCAGAGTACCTTGCCAATACGTTGAACCACTTGGCTGGATTCCGTTTAAGCGTGTATAAGCAGCGCGGGTGGGATGAGGTATTACAAGAGCCATTGAGCTATAACCGTATGAAGAAAGAAACCCTTGATGCAATGTGGGGGGCCATTGCGGATCTTAAAGAACCGTTTGTTCAGTTTCTGGAGCGAAAAGCAAAGCTCCTTGGGGTCGATAAGCTGAGCTGGTTTGATCTTGATGCACCTGTTGGTGAAGCAGATTCGTCATACAGCTATCAAGAGGGTGCAGAGTTTATCACAAATCAATTCAGTCAATTTGGGGAAAATCTCGCAGAATTCACGAAAAATGCATTTGAGCAGCGCTGGATCGAAGCGGAAGACCGCCCTGGAAAGCGTCCAGGAGGGTTTTGCACATACTTTCCTGAGTCCAAGCAGTCAAGGATATTCATGACTTATTCGGGTACACCATCCAACGTGTCGACCCTGGCTCACGAACTTGGTCATGCTTTCCACTCTTACGCGTTAAAAGACACCCATCCATTGAATCGGAATTATGCAATGAATGTTGCCGAAACAGCTTCAACTTTTGCAGAAATGATCGTCTCCGATGCTTCGGTGAAGGAGGCAAAATCGAAGGATGAAAGGATTTCTCTGCTGGAGGACAAAATTCAAAGAAGCATTGCCTTGTTGATGAATATCCATGCACGCTTCCTTTTTGAAACCCGTTTTTATGAAGAAAGGAAAGAAGGCCTTGTCAGCCTGCAAAGGTTGAATGAGCTGATGGAAGAAGCCCAGAAGCAGGCTTATGGAAACTCACTTGAGCAATACCACCCATTATTTTGGGCATCCAAACTGCATTTCTTCATTACAGGGGTTCCATTTTATAATTTCCCATATACGTTTGGATTTTTGTTTTCACTTGGAATCTATGCAAAAGCGCTTGAAGAAGGGAAAGGCTATGAAGGGAAATACATGGCGCTGCTTCGTGACACCGGCTCAATGTCGGTCGAAGATCTTGCTGAGAAACATTTGAACGTTGATTTAACAAAAAGGGAGTTCTGGGAAAATGGGTTGAAACTATGTGTTGAGGATGTCAATGAGTTCTTAAGGTTGACGGAATGA
- the pssA gene encoding CDP-diacylglycerol--serine O-phosphatidyltransferase, whose protein sequence is MFLSDVVDQTIKKLKSQTANLLTLTNLSLGGFAIIAATQGQLSLSVILIFVAALTDRFDGMVARKLNIESELGKQLDSMSDVISFGVAPALLLYQGILKDFGFPGIFFTVLYIACGAFRLARFNITESNGYFTGLPITAAGCLATLGYLFNAVLPSHLYLFIIIALSFLMISSFTLKKI, encoded by the coding sequence TTGTTTTTATCCGATGTAGTTGACCAGACCATAAAGAAATTAAAATCACAAACTGCCAACCTTTTGACCTTGACCAACCTCAGTCTAGGTGGATTTGCCATCATTGCTGCCACACAGGGGCAGCTGAGTTTAAGTGTCATACTTATTTTCGTCGCTGCGCTTACCGATCGTTTTGATGGAATGGTCGCCCGAAAATTGAACATAGAATCGGAACTCGGCAAACAGCTGGATTCTATGAGTGATGTCATTTCTTTTGGTGTAGCACCGGCACTATTATTATATCAAGGAATCTTAAAGGATTTTGGTTTTCCAGGAATATTTTTCACAGTTCTCTATATCGCTTGCGGTGCTTTTCGCTTAGCAAGGTTCAACATTACGGAAAGCAACGGCTATTTCACAGGTTTGCCTATTACAGCAGCTGGCTGTCTTGCAACATTGGGATATCTATTTAATGCTGTTCTGCCTTCGCACTTATATTTGTTCATTATTATTGCGTTGTCGTTTCTAATGATTTCATCCTTTACATTGAAAAAGATATAA
- a CDS encoding phosphatidylserine decarboxylase yields MKSFIYKRLIELTNGRITSSLIKKFAGSKSSKWIIPSFVDWYKINQDEMLLPLTEYNTLHDLFIRKLQAEARPIDQNDKSVVSPVDAVVEDMGEISEEAEIIVKNKKYSITDMLGKEEIKGKYIGGTFLVLYLSPSHYHRIHSPVDGMAVRQYSLGQKSYPVNKYGLKYGKEPLSKNFRKVTEIRTQAGHVAVVKVGAMFINSIEMVKDDNDWKKGEEVAYFSFGSTIVLLFEKGIFIPEENIRIPYDVRVGERIGKLK; encoded by the coding sequence TTGAAGTCGTTCATATATAAACGCTTGATTGAACTGACGAATGGAAGAATCACTTCCAGTCTCATAAAAAAATTTGCAGGATCAAAGTCCAGCAAATGGATCATACCATCATTTGTTGATTGGTACAAAATCAATCAAGATGAAATGCTGCTTCCATTGACTGAATACAACACCTTGCATGATTTATTCATTAGAAAACTTCAAGCCGAGGCTCGACCGATCGATCAGAATGATAAGTCTGTCGTCAGCCCTGTAGATGCAGTAGTCGAGGATATGGGGGAAATTAGTGAAGAAGCGGAAATCATCGTGAAAAATAAAAAATATTCAATCACTGATATGTTGGGCAAGGAGGAAATCAAAGGGAAGTATATTGGCGGGACGTTTCTTGTTTTATATTTAAGCCCTTCCCATTATCACCGGATACATAGCCCGGTTGACGGAATGGCGGTCCGCCAATATTCTCTTGGTCAGAAGTCGTATCCAGTCAATAAGTATGGGTTAAAATACGGTAAGGAGCCTCTATCGAAGAATTTCCGCAAAGTGACGGAAATTCGTACACAAGCCGGCCATGTCGCTGTTGTTAAAGTGGGGGCGATGTTTATAAATTCGATCGAAATGGTAAAGGATGATAATGATTGGAAAAAAGGAGAAGAAGTTGCATATTTCTCTTTTGGTTCAACGATTGTACTTTTATTTGAAAAAGGGATATTTATTCCGGAAGAGAACATTCGCATCCCTTATGATGTAAGAGTGGGGGAAAGAATCGGGAAGCTGAAATAA
- a CDS encoding sporulation histidine kinase inhibitor Sda: MRKLSDELLLESYYKAKELNLSLDFIRLIESEIQRRALLHKIKVSS; this comes from the coding sequence ATGAGAAAGTTATCTGATGAATTGCTGCTCGAATCGTACTATAAAGCTAAAGAATTAAATTTAAGCCTGGACTTTATTCGCCTCATTGAATCGGAAATTCAAAGACGTGCATTGCTTCACAAAATTAAGGTCTCATCCTAA
- a CDS encoding YqeG family HAD IIIA-type phosphatase: MLKKFLPNEQVKSVFDVHPEDLKRRGIKGIITDLDNTLVEWDRPNATPKLIEWFKKMEDQGILVTVVSNNNQKRVAAFAEPLKIPFIFQARKPMGKAFKRALDVMKIKKDETVVIGDQLLTDVLGGNRAGFYTILVVPVAKSDGFFTKFNRQVERRIMNWFKRRGMIDWEDEA, encoded by the coding sequence TTGTTAAAAAAATTTTTGCCGAACGAGCAAGTTAAGAGTGTTTTTGATGTTCATCCAGAAGATTTGAAAAGACGCGGTATTAAAGGGATTATTACCGATTTAGATAATACGCTGGTAGAATGGGACAGACCGAATGCAACACCTAAGCTGATCGAGTGGTTTAAGAAAATGGAAGATCAAGGGATTTTGGTTACTGTCGTCTCGAACAATAATCAAAAGAGAGTGGCAGCATTTGCTGAACCTTTGAAAATCCCTTTTATTTTTCAGGCGAGAAAGCCGATGGGCAAGGCATTCAAACGTGCATTGGATGTCATGAAAATTAAGAAGGATGAAACCGTTGTGATTGGGGACCAGCTGCTGACGGATGTTCTTGGCGGCAACCGTGCCGGTTTTTATACTATTTTGGTTGTCCCGGTTGCGAAATCCGACGGTTTCTTTACAAAATTCAATCGTCAGGTAGAGCGCAGGATCATGAATTGGTTCAAAAGAAGAGGCATGATAGATTGGGAGGATGAAGCTTGA
- the yqeH gene encoding ribosome biogenesis GTPase YqeH — MSNDVIQCVGCGVEIQTENPAELGYAPKSALEKEKVICQRCFKLKHYNEVQDVSLTDDDFLKILNELGNTDSLIVKVVDIFDFNGSWLPGLHRFVGKNPILLIGNKVDLLPKSVKSNKLIQWMKHEAKELGLKPIDVKLVSASKGIAIQEAVDAIETYRNGKDVFVVGCTNVGKSTFINRIIKEVAGEEDIITTSHFPGTTLDMIEIPLDDGQALIDTPGIINHHQMAHFVDKTDLKVITPKKEIKPRIFQLNEEQTLFFGGLGRFDFLSGGRKSFTCYLANELNIHRTKLENADELYRKHAGEMLQPPKKDEMEGFPELVRHEFSIKEEKMDIVFSGLGWVTINEPGVRVAAHVPKGVQVLLRKSLI, encoded by the coding sequence TTGAGCAATGATGTTATTCAATGTGTCGGCTGCGGCGTGGAAATTCAAACGGAAAACCCCGCTGAGTTAGGGTACGCACCGAAGTCGGCGCTGGAAAAAGAGAAAGTAATTTGTCAAAGGTGTTTTAAATTAAAGCATTATAATGAAGTGCAGGATGTTTCCTTGACAGATGATGACTTTTTAAAGATTTTGAATGAGCTGGGAAACACGGATAGTTTAATCGTGAAAGTCGTTGATATTTTTGATTTTAACGGAAGCTGGCTGCCGGGTCTTCACCGGTTCGTCGGAAAAAATCCGATTCTATTGATCGGCAATAAAGTCGATTTATTGCCGAAATCGGTGAAAAGCAATAAACTTATCCAATGGATGAAACATGAAGCAAAAGAGCTTGGGTTAAAGCCAATCGATGTGAAACTGGTCAGCGCCTCAAAAGGAATAGCGATCCAGGAAGCAGTAGATGCCATTGAAACGTATCGGAATGGCAAGGATGTATTCGTCGTTGGATGTACGAATGTCGGAAAATCGACCTTTATCAACCGAATCATCAAAGAGGTTGCAGGAGAAGAAGATATTATCACAACCTCCCATTTTCCAGGAACTACTTTGGATATGATTGAAATACCGTTGGATGATGGCCAAGCATTGATTGACACTCCAGGAATCATCAATCATCATCAAATGGCCCATTTCGTGGATAAAACAGACTTAAAGGTGATTACCCCCAAAAAGGAAATCAAACCTAGGATATTTCAGCTGAACGAGGAGCAGACATTGTTTTTTGGCGGCCTCGGAAGGTTTGATTTCCTCTCGGGAGGAAGAAAGTCATTCACATGCTATTTGGCAAATGAGTTGAACATTCACAGGACAAAACTAGAGAATGCAGACGAGCTATACAGAAAGCATGCGGGTGAAATGCTTCAACCCCCTAAAAAGGATGAGATGGAAGGATTTCCTGAGCTCGTTAGACATGAGTTTTCCATCAAAGAGGAGAAAATGGACATTGTATTTTCTGGCTTGGGCTGGGTGACGATCAATGAACCCGGAGTCAGAGTCGCTGCCCATGTACCGAAAGGTGTACAAGTTCTGTTGAGGAAGTCATTAATTTAA
- the aroE gene encoding shikimate dehydrogenase, producing MEKIYGVIGDPIQHSMSPIMHNTAFRELGLEAHYHAFHIRKESIRRYIDAVRLLNISGFNVTVPHKTEIMEHLDHIDPLANAIGAVNTVLNDNGRLIGYNTDGMGFVEAMQQEWKQDIVQENILIVGAGGASRAIFYTLASMGVQHIDIANRTKEKAQSLIENCPFTIQSSALSIEEAAGQLEKYSAVIQTTSIGMHPNTEEVPLKLDRLKAGTFVSDIIYNPLETLFLSQAKKKGAIIQNGVGMFVNQGAVAFNLWTKKNPNIQSMKNIVLDKLGGTHVNR from the coding sequence GTGGAAAAGATTTATGGTGTAATAGGAGATCCGATACAACATTCGATGTCGCCGATTATGCATAATACAGCCTTTAGGGAATTGGGTTTGGAGGCGCATTATCACGCGTTCCATATTCGGAAAGAGTCTATAAGACGTTATATCGATGCAGTCAGGCTATTGAATATTTCAGGCTTTAACGTGACTGTTCCCCATAAAACGGAAATCATGGAGCATTTGGATCATATTGACCCGCTCGCCAACGCCATCGGAGCTGTGAATACCGTATTGAACGATAATGGAAGGTTAATAGGGTATAATACAGATGGGATGGGCTTTGTGGAAGCCATGCAGCAAGAATGGAAGCAAGACATCGTCCAAGAAAACATTTTGATTGTCGGAGCTGGTGGTGCCTCCAGGGCCATCTTCTACACATTGGCATCCATGGGTGTCCAACATATTGATATCGCAAATCGTACGAAAGAAAAAGCGCAGTCACTGATTGAAAACTGTCCTTTTACAATCCAGTCGTCTGCGTTATCAATTGAGGAAGCTGCCGGGCAATTGGAGAAATATTCAGCAGTCATTCAAACGACTTCCATCGGAATGCATCCCAATACTGAAGAAGTGCCGTTAAAGCTGGACCGGTTAAAGGCAGGCACCTTCGTATCCGATATCATATACAACCCCCTGGAAACTCTGTTTCTTTCACAGGCTAAAAAGAAAGGCGCCATCATTCAAAATGGGGTTGGAATGTTCGTAAACCAAGGCGCCGTAGCATTTAATTTATGGACAAAGAAAAATCCGAACATACAATCAATGAAAAATATTGTATTAGATAAATTAGGAGGTACACATGTTAACAGGTAA
- the yhbY gene encoding ribosome assembly RNA-binding protein YhbY, with the protein MLTGKQKRFLRSKAHHLNPIFQVGKGGVNENMVKQISEALEARELIKVSVLQNCEEDRDTVGESLKKGAGAELVQIIGNTIVLYKESKENKQIQLP; encoded by the coding sequence ATGTTAACAGGTAAGCAAAAGAGATTTCTACGTTCAAAAGCACATCATTTAAACCCGATCTTCCAAGTAGGAAAGGGCGGGGTAAATGAAAATATGGTAAAACAAATTTCAGAAGCGCTGGAAGCTAGAGAGTTGATTAAAGTCAGCGTCCTTCAAAATTGCGAAGAAGACCGCGACACTGTCGGCGAATCTTTGAAAAAAGGCGCTGGCGCAGAACTGGTTCAAATCATCGGGAACACCATTGTCCTGTACAAGGAATCCAAAGAAAATAAACAAATACAACTTCCATAA